The Leucobacter sp. UCMA 4100 genome window below encodes:
- a CDS encoding ABC transporter substrate-binding protein translates to MASHHSTLPTSGAPRRLGRLTVWVAAALALGLVTGCASGPADADTKPKGDASSSETIDFSYEGYEATLPANPERVVVLDSRSGLEMALLADYPLVATAYGTDSPLSPLIDDDVAHLKNTAFDLNREEIASYKPDLIVVGVGWWNYYEGEDFKLDEIAPVLAVNDGIDVEGASAENPFKAMTDQLTMLDRADKAEDAIADYEATVAAAKKQIGDYTEGKTATVIHAPVDNFTVITEDSIYRVVLPALGLDILDNEQIREAPRNEQNHGHMLSYESAVSALGDADIVFVYKADVDAELDPLLARVPAVERGTWIDGNLAERFGFALTYKSFVNGIVDAVTEFPDYEG, encoded by the coding sequence ATGGCTTCTCACCACTCCACCCTGCCCACGAGCGGGGCGCCCCGCCGCCTCGGCCGCCTGACGGTCTGGGTCGCAGCAGCGCTCGCGCTCGGCCTCGTAACCGGTTGCGCAAGCGGCCCCGCCGATGCCGACACGAAGCCCAAGGGCGACGCAAGCAGCAGCGAAACCATCGATTTCTCGTACGAGGGCTACGAGGCGACCCTGCCGGCGAACCCCGAGCGCGTCGTCGTGCTCGACAGCCGCAGCGGCCTCGAGATGGCGCTGCTCGCCGACTACCCGCTCGTCGCGACCGCCTACGGAACCGATAGCCCCCTCTCGCCGCTCATCGACGACGATGTCGCGCACCTCAAGAACACCGCGTTCGACCTCAACCGCGAAGAGATCGCATCGTACAAGCCCGACCTCATCGTCGTGGGCGTCGGCTGGTGGAACTACTACGAGGGCGAAGACTTCAAGCTCGACGAGATCGCCCCCGTGCTCGCGGTCAACGACGGCATCGACGTCGAGGGCGCCTCGGCCGAAAACCCCTTCAAGGCCATGACCGACCAGCTCACCATGCTCGATCGCGCCGACAAGGCTGAAGACGCGATTGCCGACTACGAGGCGACCGTTGCCGCGGCCAAGAAGCAGATCGGCGACTACACCGAGGGCAAGACCGCGACGGTCATTCACGCCCCGGTCGATAACTTCACGGTCATTACTGAAGACTCGATTTACCGCGTCGTGCTGCCCGCCCTCGGCCTCGACATTCTCGACAACGAACAGATTCGAGAGGCCCCACGCAACGAGCAGAATCACGGCCACATGCTGAGCTACGAGAGCGCCGTGAGCGCGCTCGGCGATGCCGACATCGTGTTCGTATACAAGGCCGATGTTGACGCCGAGCTTGATCCGCTTCTCGCCCGCGTTCCCGCGGTTGAGCGAGGCACGTGGATCGACGGCAACCTCGCAGAGCGCTTCGGCTTTGCCCTCACCTACAAGAGCTTCGTGAACGGCATCGTCGACGCCGTCACCGAGTTTCCCGATTACGAGGGCTAG
- a CDS encoding ABC transporter ATP-binding protein, giving the protein MLQVRDATIGYDHKTISEHLSVSIPDNSFTVIVGPNACGKSTLLRALSRLIRPSQGEVLLDGKVITSYRAKEVAKRLGLLPQTSLAPDGITVADLIARGRYPHQGIIRQWSDADEQAVLEAMHATGVTDLSTRLVDELSGGQRQRVWVAMVLAQETPLLLLDEPTTFLDIAHQIELLELFTDLHLAGNTLVAVLHDLNQAARYATHLIAMKDGRIVAEGTPDEIVTEVLVEEVFGLACRVVPDPVTGTPTVVPLGRDRSGTRKV; this is encoded by the coding sequence ATGCTGCAGGTTCGCGATGCCACCATCGGCTACGACCACAAGACGATTTCTGAGCACCTCTCGGTCTCGATTCCTGACAACTCGTTCACGGTCATCGTGGGGCCAAACGCGTGCGGCAAGTCGACGCTGCTCAGGGCACTCTCGCGGCTGATCCGCCCGTCTCAGGGTGAGGTGTTGCTCGACGGCAAGGTCATCACCTCGTACCGGGCCAAAGAGGTCGCGAAGCGCCTCGGGCTGCTGCCGCAAACCTCGCTCGCACCCGACGGCATCACGGTCGCCGACCTCATCGCGCGCGGCCGCTACCCGCACCAGGGCATCATCAGGCAGTGGAGCGACGCCGACGAGCAGGCCGTGCTCGAGGCCATGCACGCGACCGGGGTGACCGACCTCTCGACCAGGCTCGTCGACGAGCTCTCGGGCGGTCAGCGGCAGCGCGTCTGGGTCGCGATGGTGCTCGCGCAAGAGACACCGCTGCTTCTGCTCGACGAGCCAACGACGTTTCTCGATATCGCACACCAGATCGAGCTGCTCGAGCTCTTCACCGACCTGCACCTCGCGGGCAACACCCTCGTCGCCGTGCTGCACGACCTCAACCAGGCGGCTCGCTACGCGACCCACCTCATCGCGATGAAAGACGGGCGTATCGTCGCAGAGGGCACCCCCGATGAGATAGTGACCGAGGTGCTCGTCGAAGAGGTCTTCGGCCTCGCCTGCCGCGTCGTGCCCGACCCCGTCACGGGCACCCCCACCGTCGTGCCGCTCGGCCGCGACCGCAGCGGCACCCGTAAAGTCTGA
- a CDS encoding FecCD family ABC transporter permease, which produces MSGALGQPQLPSKIDFGRTVRRVHVRGIWMRVDVRALIIGLVLVVVCIGIGILSLVNGEYPLTLQEVWRALFVDSSGFDRTVVFEWRMPRAVSAIAFGAALGASGAVFQSLTRNPLASPDILGFSAGAYTGALIVIIVFGGTYLDVAAGALAGGMATAAVVYLLAFKGGVQGFRLIIVGIAISAMLSSLNTWLTLKADLETALVAAVWGAGSLNGMTWQQTGVASVLVVVLLVVTLALSRPLRQLELGDDAAKAVGVRVEPTRLVLMLVSVGLIAVVTAAAGPIAFIALAAPQIARRVAGTAGVSVGASALMGAALLSASDFVALHALPAMLPVGTVTVVVGGGYLIWLLIHESKKRL; this is translated from the coding sequence ATGAGCGGGGCACTCGGGCAGCCGCAGCTGCCATCGAAGATTGATTTTGGCCGCACCGTTCGTCGCGTGCACGTGCGGGGCATCTGGATGCGCGTTGACGTGCGCGCGCTCATCATCGGGCTCGTGCTCGTTGTCGTGTGTATCGGCATTGGCATCCTGAGCCTGGTGAACGGCGAATACCCGCTCACCCTTCAGGAAGTGTGGCGAGCCCTCTTCGTTGACTCGAGCGGCTTCGATCGAACCGTCGTGTTCGAGTGGCGCATGCCGCGAGCGGTCTCGGCCATCGCCTTCGGTGCGGCCCTCGGGGCGAGCGGCGCCGTATTCCAGTCGCTCACCCGTAACCCGCTCGCGAGCCCCGACATTCTCGGCTTCTCGGCAGGGGCCTACACGGGCGCCCTCATCGTCATCATCGTGTTTGGCGGCACCTACCTTGATGTCGCGGCCGGTGCGCTCGCTGGCGGCATGGCGACCGCGGCCGTCGTGTACCTGCTCGCGTTCAAGGGCGGCGTGCAGGGCTTCAGGCTCATCATCGTCGGCATCGCCATTTCGGCCATGCTCTCGTCGCTCAACACCTGGCTCACCCTCAAGGCCGACCTTGAGACCGCGCTCGTCGCCGCAGTGTGGGGCGCTGGCTCGCTCAACGGCATGACCTGGCAGCAGACCGGCGTCGCGAGCGTGCTCGTCGTGGTGCTGCTCGTTGTCACGCTCGCGCTGTCTCGGCCGCTCAGGCAGCTCGAGCTCGGCGACGACGCGGCCAAGGCGGTCGGCGTGCGCGTCGAACCGACCAGGCTCGTCTTGATGCTCGTCTCGGTGGGGCTCATCGCCGTCGTGACCGCAGCCGCAGGCCCCATCGCGTTCATCGCCCTCGCCGCACCCCAGATCGCTCGCCGAGTGGCCGGCACCGCGGGCGTCTCGGTCGGGGCCTCGGCGCTCATGGGCGCTGCCCTGCTCTCGGCCTCAGACTTCGTCGCCCTGCACGCCCTTCCCGCGATGCTGCCCGTCGGCACCGTCACGGTCGTGGTCGGCGGCGGCTACCTCATTTGGCTTCTCATTCACGAATCGAAAAAACGACTCTGA
- a CDS encoding FecCD family ABC transporter permease — protein sequence MSHAPSVASRPKPRPKEPPRTGLAGSNTTRFLVLLALACALLAIAALSIMIGSRDIPFATVWQAITAPADIEEHYVVHDLRIPRTVVAIIVGAALGIAGALIQALTRNPLADPGILGVNSGAAFAVAVGVGAFGVSSVSQYLWFAFAGALIVTIAVYAIGSAGRGGADPLRLVLAGVALGAALSGLTSAMTLLDPQAFDKMRNWGAGTVVGRSLDIVWPVLPFLALGLVLAFLAARPLNAIALGEDLAAALGANVLRTRIIVIIAVTLLAGGATAIAGPIGFVGLMVPHVARWIVGPDQRWILAYTLVLAPMLLLVADIVGRLIMRPAEVPVGIVTAFVGAPVLIVLIRRRKASGL from the coding sequence ATGTCACACGCCCCCTCAGTTGCCTCGCGGCCGAAACCGCGACCGAAAGAGCCGCCCCGCACCGGCCTTGCGGGCAGCAACACCACCCGATTCCTCGTCCTTCTCGCGCTTGCCTGCGCCCTGCTCGCCATCGCCGCCCTGAGCATCATGATCGGCTCTCGGGACATTCCCTTCGCGACGGTGTGGCAGGCCATCACCGCCCCCGCCGATATCGAAGAGCACTATGTCGTGCACGATCTGCGCATTCCACGCACGGTCGTCGCGATCATCGTCGGTGCGGCGCTCGGCATCGCGGGTGCCCTCATTCAGGCGCTGACGAGAAACCCGCTCGCTGACCCCGGCATTCTGGGCGTGAACTCCGGCGCGGCCTTCGCCGTCGCAGTGGGCGTCGGCGCCTTCGGCGTCTCGTCGGTCTCGCAGTACCTGTGGTTCGCGTTCGCCGGCGCGCTCATCGTCACCATTGCGGTCTACGCGATCGGCAGCGCGGGCCGCGGCGGAGCCGATCCGCTGAGGCTCGTGCTCGCTGGCGTGGCCCTCGGAGCCGCGCTGAGCGGGCTCACGAGCGCGATGACGCTGCTCGATCCGCAGGCCTTCGACAAGATGCGCAACTGGGGCGCCGGCACGGTCGTGGGCCGCAGCCTAGACATCGTGTGGCCGGTCCTGCCATTTCTCGCGCTCGGTCTCGTGCTCGCGTTTCTCGCGGCGAGGCCGCTCAACGCGATCGCGCTCGGCGAAGATCTCGCGGCGGCGCTCGGCGCAAACGTGCTGCGCACCCGCATCATCGTCATCATTGCCGTCACGCTGCTCGCGGGCGGGGCGACAGCGATCGCGGGCCCCATCGGCTTTGTTGGGCTCATGGTTCCGCACGTCGCGAGGTGGATCGTCGGGCCAGACCAGCGCTGGATTCTCGCCTACACGCTCGTGCTCGCGCCGATGCTACTGCTCGTCGCCGACATCGTTGGCCGGCTCATCATGCGCCCGGCCGAGGTGCCCGTTGGCATCGTCACCGCCTTCGTCGGCGCTCCGGTGCTCATCGTGCTCATTCGTCGCAGAAAGGCGAGCGGGCTATGA
- a CDS encoding helix-turn-helix domain-containing protein: protein MRPALSIEVMMTLLALREPRPAQQRPSGPHPLVPTHTRVTPTDERYVNPPFLLTTGVYEPDAAIEWPKHRHAEHELLWSDRGVVTMHAGGKQWTVTPGVGLWIPAGFEHEGKTRDNTDVRATYFDPSGWPGAWSEPVAVRVVPAVRELLIHIKRARMTIDQRIRAQQVCIDMLEVTETVQLDLPIPQDWRLSRLVEQVLSDPADDRSLEQWAALLNITSRTLTRIFTADIAMSFVQWRRLVRMRAALGELAEGASVKTVARRVGYSTTSSFVTAFRKTVGCTPGELAETFSAPV, encoded by the coding sequence GTGAGGCCCGCCCTATCGATCGAGGTGATGATGACCCTTCTCGCCCTTCGCGAACCCCGCCCAGCCCAGCAGCGGCCAAGCGGCCCGCATCCCCTCGTCCCTACCCACACGCGCGTCACACCCACCGACGAGCGCTACGTCAACCCACCCTTCTTGCTGACCACCGGCGTATACGAGCCCGACGCGGCGATCGAGTGGCCAAAACACCGTCACGCCGAGCACGAACTCCTCTGGTCAGATCGCGGAGTGGTCACCATGCACGCGGGCGGCAAGCAGTGGACGGTGACGCCGGGGGTTGGCCTGTGGATCCCTGCGGGCTTCGAGCACGAGGGCAAGACGCGCGACAATACCGACGTACGCGCAACCTACTTTGACCCTTCCGGCTGGCCCGGAGCGTGGAGCGAGCCCGTCGCCGTACGCGTTGTGCCAGCGGTGCGCGAGCTGCTCATTCACATTAAGCGCGCACGCATGACCATCGACCAGCGCATCAGGGCACAGCAGGTCTGCATCGACATGCTCGAGGTTACCGAAACGGTGCAGCTCGACCTGCCGATTCCCCAAGATTGGCGCCTTTCTCGCCTCGTCGAGCAGGTGCTCAGCGACCCCGCCGACGACCGCTCGCTTGAACAGTGGGCAGCGCTTCTCAACATCACGTCGCGCACCCTCACCCGCATTTTTACCGCCGATATCGCCATGAGTTTCGTGCAGTGGCGCAGGCTCGTGCGTATGCGCGCTGCCCTGGGCGAGCTTGCCGAGGGCGCGAGTGTGAAGACGGTCGCCCGCCGCGTCGGGTACAGCACCACCAGCTCCTTCGTGACCGCCTTTCGCAAAACCGTGGGGTGCACCCCTGGCGAACTTGCCGAAACCTTCTCAGCCCCTGTCTGA
- a CDS encoding DUF5979 domain-containing protein, whose amino-acid sequence MKFGNRIMRRVVATLGILGIVGAAVTTAPGVAVAAGNTEGIVVSDLTIEMEGDGQLMVGDKLYLSGTWDASAITPKAGDSFTIGLPAQLKTLDLKHFPLNGPSEGSSKPVVWGECTVDGAAQLVTCVLTDEVETGSFDVMGTFEFEVEAVQTTEAKELVFDLNGTQTPVVLPGDGGIHEVERPEVSWGKSGMMNDNRWSVDWQIVLPGQDLQGNDTVTIDEKLSANHQLCTPVDVRLVQQRDGRTVAELPGSIEHIEGANDQTFSYRLTAPAGGWDPQSSYLITYSTCTPDGAIDPKGTEYTNEATVSIYGEGSGVIGVTQDWDYTDGIDKWGYVREGKDRNDKIDWTVRVDGNLLADKAPFTFTDSLSGAHELCSNTVSGIRVFEQYGPSGKKRTEITDELVITSQAEDATSFEAEIALKQGSDFAFKKTPYLYFVTYQTCGTTDGLPAEATKLDNTASVAGTVVTGKAKVQERKNEKTGKINDTPVTIDGVELLPQTTINWDITVPGEKLESIDSDLVVTDTLSESQAVCLADDVDLAKRLNLKVTAKDQIKDGGLADVDLTDSVKASLDGNTMTLTVPRPQLPLPDGNVANGFSKEYQYLFHYTTCTASGGLDERGTEYGNAAKVAGNEYTSSVTQTTRGSGTGQGVARGSVSITKSLASTPGAAMVPSDATFTVHAKEINPKGDVANEYNLTLPIDGSAVSGLNPRGKGWKIELSEVNMPSYPGVVFAAPKFVEATGVTVTDEGTKAVVELTPASNISVELVNTAELGQITVEKAVDGGAAGLVNDAQTYEVTAKIDTSALGKDFPAQADRTLELVAGTPVTIADLPIGSVVTFEEAVPADSDLLTWAADPTIDPQSIEVTAQHVTEPAKVSITNNVERTVGTFSLSKTVTGDQAQNPAVPAEVTVTAVWSQDGADHEKTLQLPTDGTAVALDEQLLIGTEVTLTETPLVDGESIAWGAPTWSGTGVAVDGASAKVTVTRDAAAHVALENHAATSTAGLSIVKGIAGEAATEVAPETEFPITATWVDAAGDTQSKELMINAVTPTELGEELPAGTVVTIREGDQPAFDTVIWGEIVISGTDVVDAGDGSATVTVSKQQSDSTLVTVVNEATWAPGTFGVAKTVTGIAPDHADVPETVTVQATWFDDQLDEWISEITLPTDGTNVALGLDLPHGTVVTLTEVMPENTDRLTWAAPVWGGDVTVNAEGNAVVVVQAAGNAEVSLTNTATPLLGSVSITKQLEGSGADAVADTVAFPVTATWVDIMGEEQVRDLEVVNGKTTVIDGVSLGTVVTLVEGETELASDLHWKGGVWSSEQGESELVAGEAAEATVLVTGEAGANADLTLTNTIEQDDPVVTDEKIAMTGSALNVAGIVLAALAAMGAGFWLMRRKAQRSDV is encoded by the coding sequence GTGAAGTTTGGAAACCGTATTATGCGGCGGGTTGTTGCGACCCTCGGCATACTAGGAATCGTTGGGGCCGCGGTTACTACTGCTCCCGGCGTAGCCGTGGCAGCGGGCAACACCGAAGGCATTGTCGTGAGCGACCTCACGATCGAGATGGAAGGCGACGGCCAGTTGATGGTCGGCGACAAGCTCTATCTTTCGGGCACGTGGGATGCCTCAGCGATCACCCCGAAGGCTGGTGACAGCTTCACCATCGGGCTTCCAGCTCAACTGAAGACGCTCGACCTGAAGCATTTCCCACTGAACGGCCCGAGCGAAGGCAGTAGCAAGCCAGTCGTGTGGGGCGAGTGCACCGTAGACGGCGCAGCTCAGCTCGTCACCTGCGTGCTCACCGACGAGGTCGAAACCGGCTCGTTTGATGTCATGGGCACCTTCGAGTTCGAGGTTGAAGCCGTGCAAACGACCGAGGCCAAAGAACTTGTTTTTGACCTCAACGGCACGCAAACTCCCGTGGTTCTGCCCGGTGACGGCGGCATTCACGAGGTCGAACGCCCCGAGGTCTCCTGGGGTAAGTCAGGCATGATGAATGACAACCGCTGGTCAGTTGACTGGCAAATCGTCTTGCCCGGTCAGGACCTGCAGGGCAACGACACTGTGACGATTGACGAGAAGCTCAGCGCAAACCACCAACTGTGCACCCCCGTCGACGTGAGGCTCGTACAGCAGCGTGACGGCCGCACCGTCGCCGAGCTCCCCGGGTCTATCGAGCACATCGAGGGCGCCAACGATCAGACGTTCTCGTACCGTCTCACCGCTCCCGCTGGTGGATGGGATCCGCAGTCGAGCTACCTCATTACCTACTCGACCTGTACCCCGGATGGCGCTATTGACCCCAAGGGAACCGAGTACACCAACGAGGCGACCGTCAGCATTTACGGCGAAGGCTCTGGTGTTATCGGTGTTACCCAGGATTGGGACTACACCGATGGCATTGATAAGTGGGGCTACGTTCGTGAGGGCAAAGACCGTAACGACAAGATTGACTGGACGGTTCGGGTTGACGGCAACCTGCTCGCCGATAAAGCACCCTTTACCTTCACAGACTCGCTCTCAGGCGCACATGAGCTCTGCAGCAACACGGTGAGCGGCATTCGCGTCTTTGAGCAGTATGGCCCGAGCGGTAAAAAGCGCACCGAGATTACCGATGAACTGGTCATCACGAGCCAGGCTGAAGACGCAACGAGCTTCGAAGCCGAGATCGCGCTGAAGCAGGGCTCAGACTTTGCGTTCAAGAAGACGCCATACCTGTACTTCGTGACGTACCAGACTTGCGGCACCACCGACGGCCTTCCCGCTGAGGCAACGAAGCTTGATAATACGGCGTCTGTCGCTGGCACCGTGGTCACCGGTAAAGCCAAGGTCCAGGAACGGAAAAACGAGAAGACCGGTAAAATCAACGACACACCTGTCACGATCGACGGCGTCGAGTTGCTCCCGCAGACCACGATCAACTGGGACATCACGGTTCCCGGCGAGAAGCTCGAGAGCATCGATAGCGACCTCGTTGTGACCGACACCCTGAGCGAGTCGCAGGCCGTGTGCCTCGCCGATGACGTTGACCTCGCGAAGCGCTTGAACCTCAAGGTCACCGCGAAAGACCAGATCAAAGATGGCGGTCTCGCCGATGTTGATCTCACCGACTCGGTGAAGGCTTCGCTCGACGGTAACACCATGACGCTCACCGTGCCACGCCCTCAGCTGCCACTTCCTGACGGAAACGTCGCGAATGGCTTCAGCAAGGAATACCAGTACCTCTTTCACTACACCACGTGTACCGCGAGCGGTGGTCTCGATGAGCGTGGCACCGAGTACGGGAACGCCGCGAAGGTCGCCGGGAACGAGTACACCTCTTCGGTCACTCAGACAACCCGCGGCAGCGGCACCGGCCAGGGCGTAGCCCGTGGCAGCGTCTCGATCACGAAGTCACTCGCAAGCACCCCTGGCGCAGCCATGGTGCCGAGCGATGCGACCTTTACGGTGCACGCGAAAGAGATCAACCCGAAGGGCGATGTCGCGAACGAGTACAACCTCACGCTGCCCATCGATGGCTCTGCCGTGAGCGGCCTGAACCCGCGCGGCAAGGGCTGGAAGATCGAGCTCTCAGAGGTCAACATGCCCTCGTACCCCGGCGTGGTCTTTGCCGCACCGAAGTTCGTTGAAGCCACCGGTGTGACCGTCACTGACGAGGGCACGAAGGCCGTCGTCGAGTTGACCCCAGCATCGAACATCTCGGTCGAGCTCGTGAACACCGCTGAGCTCGGTCAGATCACGGTTGAGAAAGCCGTCGATGGCGGGGCCGCTGGCCTCGTGAACGACGCGCAGACCTACGAGGTCACCGCCAAGATCGATACGTCGGCGCTCGGCAAAGACTTCCCGGCGCAGGCTGACCGTACGCTCGAGCTCGTCGCGGGCACTCCGGTGACCATCGCCGATCTGCCGATTGGCTCGGTCGTGACCTTTGAAGAAGCAGTGCCAGCCGACAGTGATCTATTGACCTGGGCGGCTGACCCCACGATTGATCCGCAAAGCATTGAGGTGACCGCTCAGCACGTGACCGAACCGGCCAAGGTTTCGATCACGAACAACGTCGAGCGCACGGTTGGCACCTTCTCGCTCTCGAAGACCGTGACGGGCGACCAGGCTCAGAACCCTGCTGTGCCCGCCGAGGTTACGGTGACCGCAGTCTGGTCGCAGGACGGGGCTGACCACGAGAAGACGCTGCAGCTGCCAACCGATGGCACCGCGGTCGCGCTTGATGAGCAGTTGCTCATCGGCACCGAGGTCACGCTCACCGAGACTCCGCTCGTTGATGGCGAGAGCATCGCTTGGGGCGCACCGACCTGGTCGGGCACCGGCGTAGCGGTCGATGGCGCATCGGCCAAGGTGACGGTTACCCGTGACGCCGCTGCTCACGTCGCACTTGAGAACCACGCGGCCACCTCGACCGCTGGCCTCAGCATCGTCAAGGGCATCGCCGGTGAGGCTGCGACCGAGGTTGCACCCGAAACCGAGTTCCCGATTACCGCGACGTGGGTCGACGCCGCCGGCGACACCCAGTCGAAAGAGCTCATGATCAACGCGGTCACCCCGACCGAGCTTGGTGAAGAGCTGCCAGCTGGCACCGTCGTGACGATTCGCGAGGGCGATCAGCCAGCATTTGACACCGTCATCTGGGGCGAGATTGTCATCTCGGGAACCGACGTGGTTGACGCCGGCGACGGCTCAGCGACCGTGACCGTCTCGAAGCAGCAGAGCGATTCGACGCTCGTGACCGTCGTCAACGAGGCAACCTGGGCTCCGGGAACCTTCGGTGTCGCGAAGACCGTCACCGGTATCGCTCCTGACCACGCCGACGTTCCTGAAACGGTTACCGTGCAGGCAACCTGGTTTGACGACCAGCTTGATGAGTGGATCTCAGAGATCACCCTGCCGACCGATGGCACGAACGTTGCGCTGGGTCTTGACCTGCCGCACGGCACGGTCGTGACGCTCACCGAGGTCATGCCCGAGAACACCGACCGACTCACCTGGGCGGCACCGGTGTGGGGCGGCGACGTCACGGTGAACGCCGAGGGCAACGCCGTTGTCGTCGTGCAGGCCGCCGGGAACGCAGAGGTCTCGCTCACCAACACCGCGACCCCGCTGCTCGGATCGGTCTCGATCACGAAGCAGCTCGAGGGCTCGGGCGCCGATGCGGTTGCTGATACCGTCGCTTTCCCCGTCACCGCAACGTGGGTTGACATCATGGGTGAAGAGCAGGTGCGCGACCTCGAGGTCGTGAACGGCAAGACCACCGTGATCGACGGCGTCTCGCTCGGAACGGTTGTCACGCTCGTTGAGGGTGAGACCGAACTCGCAAGCGACCTTCACTGGAAGGGTGGCGTGTGGTCGAGTGAGCAAGGCGAGAGTGAACTCGTTGCTGGTGAAGCCGCCGAGGCAACGGTTCTCGTGACCGGTGAAGCCGGTGCGAACGCTGATCTCACGCTCACCAACACGATCGAGCAGGACGACCCCGTCGTGACCGACGAGAAGATCGCCATGACCGGTTCGGCGTTGAACGTCGCAGGCATCGTGCTTGCCGCGCTTGCTGCGATGGGAGCTGGCTTCTGGCTGATGCGTCGAAAGGCTCAGCGAAGCGACGTATAA
- a CDS encoding response regulator: MLKYVPTLDELSILIVDDDHWTTRGLQLAFREASSVAIAHSGEHAVTLHNELQPDITLMDINLGPGISGIETIYRIRETTPEARIVVLTTIAPGPGLGRALEAGAVAVVRKTTEEEALRSVVVSAVTSDDPRWLKTLAQDIVISGDRLPDAPVKNPELTRAELDTLLLVTQGFTYAEIAMQQHVSAWTVQTHVKHLREKLHASNLAQLVVRALQYHYI, encoded by the coding sequence ATGCTGAAGTATGTGCCGACACTCGACGAGCTCTCGATCTTGATCGTTGACGACGATCACTGGACGACGAGGGGCTTGCAGCTGGCCTTCCGTGAAGCCAGCTCGGTGGCGATCGCCCACTCGGGCGAGCACGCCGTAACGCTCCACAATGAGCTCCAGCCAGACATCACGCTCATGGACATCAACCTGGGCCCGGGTATCAGCGGCATCGAAACGATCTACCGCATTCGCGAAACCACCCCAGAGGCCCGCATCGTCGTGCTCACGACCATCGCTCCAGGGCCGGGGCTCGGGCGAGCCCTCGAGGCAGGGGCCGTCGCGGTGGTGCGCAAGACCACCGAAGAAGAGGCGCTCCGCTCGGTCGTCGTGAGTGCCGTCACCTCTGACGACCCGCGGTGGCTCAAAACGCTCGCGCAAGACATCGTCATTAGCGGCGATCGCCTGCCAGACGCCCCGGTGAAAAATCCTGAACTGACACGGGCCGAGCTCGACACGCTCCTTCTCGTCACACAGGGCTTCACCTACGCTGAGATCGCAATGCAGCAGCACGTCTCGGCATGGACCGTGCAGACCCACGTCAAGCACCTGCGCGAAAAGCTCCACGCGAGCAACCTCGCACAGCTGGTTGTGCGCGCGCTGCAGTACCACTACATCTAA